In a genomic window of Gammaproteobacteria bacterium:
- the lipB gene encoding lipoyl(octanoyl) transferase LipB yields MRWLGRLPWREAVERMQRFTGERGDRTNDEIWFCEHPPVFTLGVKTEPSHLLDPGDIPVEQSDRGGQVTYHGPGQLMVYPLVSLRRAGLGPRTLVCALEASVMDCAAAYGIEASRRPGAPGVYVDGAKLAAIGLRIRRGCSYHGMALNVCADLGPFSRINPCGFEGLDAVNFASLGGPDNLADAAAELQPWLLSRLYASGGRRRIASSRSTVPASAQ; encoded by the coding sequence ATCAGGTGGCTGGGGCGCCTGCCCTGGAGGGAAGCCGTCGAGCGCATGCAGCGGTTTACCGGCGAACGGGGCGACCGCACGAACGACGAGATCTGGTTCTGCGAGCATCCGCCGGTCTTCACCCTGGGCGTCAAGACCGAACCTTCCCATCTCCTCGATCCCGGCGATATTCCCGTGGAACAGTCCGATCGCGGCGGTCAGGTGACCTACCACGGCCCCGGGCAATTGATGGTCTACCCGCTGGTGTCGCTGCGTCGCGCCGGGCTTGGGCCACGGACCCTGGTCTGCGCCCTGGAAGCCTCGGTGATGGATTGCGCCGCGGCATACGGAATCGAGGCGTCGCGCCGGCCCGGCGCTCCCGGCGTATACGTGGACGGCGCCAAGCTGGCCGCGATCGGCCTGCGCATACGGCGCGGATGTTCGTATCACGGCATGGCGCTGAATGTCTGTGCCGACCTGGGTCCGTTCTCCCGGATCAATCCCTGCGGCTTTGAGGGTCTGGACGCGGTCAATTTCGCGAGCCTTGGCGGCCCGGATAACCTCGCCGACGCAGCCGCCGAACTGCAGCCTTGGCTGCTGTCCCGCCTCTACGCTTCGGGCGGCCGGCGCCGGATCGCTTCCAGTCGATCGACCGTGCCGGCGTCCGCCCAGTAG
- a CDS encoding nucleotidyltransferase family protein, translated as MILAAGRGQRLRPLSDRLPKVLMEVEGKPLIEHLLTALAAAGVREAVVNLSWLGGMIRARLGDGSRHRLRIRYSEEGDTALDTGGGIRRALPLLGEEPFWVVNADIRTSFPFSVSNRRARDLAWLMLVPNPAHNPAGDFHLREKRVGKDGPRYTFGGVSVLSPELFRDAGEEIFGLAPLLRAAADEGRVSGALYEGYWADAGTVDRLEAIRRRPPEA; from the coding sequence ATGATTCTGGCGGCCGGCCGCGGCCAGCGCCTGCGGCCCTTGAGCGACCGCTTGCCAAAGGTCCTGATGGAGGTTGAAGGGAAGCCGCTGATCGAACATCTGCTGACGGCCCTGGCCGCCGCGGGCGTGCGGGAGGCCGTCGTCAATCTTTCCTGGCTCGGAGGGATGATCCGCGCCCGGCTCGGCGACGGTTCCCGGCATCGCTTGAGAATTCGCTACAGCGAAGAGGGCGATACGGCCCTTGATACGGGCGGCGGCATACGGAGGGCGCTGCCCTTGCTTGGAGAGGAGCCCTTTTGGGTTGTCAACGCCGACATCCGGACGTCGTTCCCGTTTTCGGTGAGCAATCGCCGCGCGCGCGATCTGGCCTGGCTGATGCTGGTGCCCAATCCCGCGCACAATCCGGCAGGCGATTTCCACCTGCGGGAGAAGCGGGTCGGAAAGGACGGCCCCCGCTACACCTTCGGCGGCGTGAGCGTGCTGTCCCCCGAACTGTTCCGGGACGCCGGAGAGGAAATTTTCGGCCTCGCCCCGCTGTTGCGCGCAGCCGCCGATGAGGGACGCGTTTCGGGCGCGCTTTACGAAGGCTACTGGGCGGACGCCGGCACGGTCGATCGACTGGAAGCGATCCGGCGCCGGCCGCCCGAAGCGTAG
- a CDS encoding LPS-assembly protein LptD, whose product MPVSLLAPLAAACIAPAQAGIWEESPGADLACEIAAQRSDTTIVLTAQNGIRWQVGDRVDFLGDVSFCLGNNRLDVRNASLLQDSNRVEFGGEVVYSGDSVRVRATDALLDLNQDRLRFGSAEYALRDSLARGSAEEIVLDAQQDRVRMEEVSYTSCLPGRNHWELRAGSIEVEQESGFGQARRIRLELLDVPILYLPSLSFSARGARKSGFLVPEIGSSSRRGLELDAPWYWNIAPNMDATFTPRYLSRLGFFAGAEYRYLTRNSSGRIELGYLPQDKLRNRSRYDVNLEMQTTISERWSVLADGRWVSDDLYIEDIGRGFWEQAQTHLRRELAAVYSGERMDVLFRVTGHQVVHPDVERLFRPHVRLPEIRLHGRWPELLPRVDGRLWMESGWFEHSQRTSGARVHFEPELTGRYRAGPVEINPSLSMMVTGYHVKEPFRNEADNYYRLLPIATVDASAGLWRRFGSQALDVTLRPRAMLSIIPTVNQDYLPVFDTIIPDFNYVQLFRPNRYLGFDRVGDSVHLSAGVQGVLQRGADGKELLRFTLGQRYNFRGRKVSLEGLSSHEDAASDYIAEFAYGLGKDWQVDMRYLWDAEIDNASRSEIAVLYRKDPRRTVRLAYRSRWARTENLDLAFRWAVNDRWTAVGRYNYSFAEDVELERYLGFEYESCCINVALLWRRHVERDATLGGASVYLQVTLKGLTSLGGDARAMIERGMLGYPSR is encoded by the coding sequence GTGCCGGTTTCATTGCTCGCCCCACTGGCCGCAGCCTGCATTGCGCCGGCCCAGGCAGGCATCTGGGAGGAGAGCCCCGGCGCCGACCTGGCCTGCGAGATTGCCGCGCAGCGGTCGGACACCACGATCGTCCTTACCGCGCAGAACGGCATACGCTGGCAGGTCGGCGATCGCGTGGATTTCCTGGGCGATGTGTCCTTCTGCCTGGGCAACAACAGGCTGGACGTGCGGAACGCCAGCCTGTTGCAGGACAGCAACCGGGTGGAATTCGGCGGCGAAGTGGTGTATTCGGGGGACTCGGTCCGGGTGCGGGCCACGGACGCCTTGCTCGACCTGAATCAGGACAGGCTCCGGTTCGGCTCCGCCGAGTACGCGCTGCGGGACAGCCTGGCGCGGGGCAGCGCCGAGGAAATCGTTCTGGACGCGCAGCAGGACCGGGTGCGCATGGAGGAAGTCAGCTATACGAGTTGCCTGCCCGGCCGCAACCATTGGGAACTGCGCGCCGGTTCCATAGAAGTGGAGCAGGAGAGTGGCTTCGGCCAAGCGCGGCGGATCCGCCTGGAATTGCTGGACGTGCCGATCCTGTATCTGCCTTCGCTGTCCTTTTCAGCCCGGGGCGCCCGCAAGTCGGGGTTCCTGGTGCCGGAGATCGGCAGTTCCAGCCGCCGGGGGCTGGAACTGGACGCGCCCTGGTACTGGAACATCGCGCCCAACATGGACGCCACCTTTACGCCGCGTTACCTGTCGCGCCTGGGCTTTTTTGCCGGCGCCGAATACCGTTACCTCACGCGCAATTCGTCCGGCCGCATCGAACTCGGCTACCTGCCCCAGGACAAGCTGCGCAACCGCTCGCGCTACGACGTCAACCTGGAGATGCAGACAACCATTTCCGAGAGATGGAGTGTGCTCGCCGATGGCCGCTGGGTGTCCGACGATCTCTATATCGAGGACATCGGGCGGGGTTTCTGGGAACAGGCTCAGACCCACCTGCGCCGGGAACTGGCGGCCGTCTACAGCGGCGAGCGCATGGATGTGCTGTTCCGGGTGACCGGACACCAGGTCGTGCATCCGGACGTGGAGCGGCTGTTTCGCCCGCATGTGCGGCTGCCCGAGATTCGATTGCATGGCCGGTGGCCGGAACTGCTGCCCCGGGTGGACGGGCGCCTGTGGATGGAATCGGGCTGGTTCGAGCATTCGCAAAGGACTTCGGGCGCCCGGGTCCATTTCGAACCGGAGTTGACCGGCCGCTACCGCGCGGGTCCGGTCGAGATCAATCCGTCGCTGTCCATGATGGTGACCGGCTACCACGTGAAAGAGCCGTTTCGCAATGAGGCCGACAACTACTACCGGTTGCTGCCGATCGCGACCGTGGACGCCAGCGCCGGCCTATGGCGGCGTTTCGGGTCGCAGGCGCTGGACGTGACGCTGCGTCCGCGAGCCATGCTGAGCATCATTCCCACGGTCAACCAGGACTACCTCCCGGTTTTCGACACGATCATTCCGGACTTCAACTACGTTCAGCTTTTCCGTCCCAATCGCTACCTGGGGTTCGACCGGGTCGGCGACTCGGTGCACCTGAGCGCGGGGGTCCAGGGCGTGCTGCAGCGCGGCGCCGACGGCAAGGAACTGTTGCGCTTTACCCTGGGACAGCGCTACAACTTCCGCGGACGCAAGGTCAGTCTCGAAGGGCTGAGTTCCCACGAGGACGCGGCCTCGGATTACATCGCCGAGTTCGCCTACGGCCTGGGCAAGGACTGGCAGGTGGACATGCGCTACCTGTGGGACGCCGAAATCGACAACGCCAGCCGATCCGAAATCGCCGTGCTCTACAGAAAGGACCCGCGCCGGACCGTGCGCCTGGCCTACCGCAGCCGCTGGGCCCGGACCGAAAATCTGGACCTGGCATTCCGGTGGGCCGTCAATGACCGGTGGACCGCGGTGGGCCGCTACAACTATTCCTTTGCCGAGGATGTGGAGCTGGAGCGCTACCTGGGATTCGAATACGAGTCCTGCTGCATTAACGTCGCTTTGCTATGGCGCAGGCATGTCGAGCGCGACGCCACGCTGGGCGGTGCGTCGGTCTATCTGCAGGTCACGCTGAAGGGCCTGACAAGCCTTGGAGGGGACGCCAGGGCGATGATCGAGCGTGGTATGCTCGGCTACCCCAGCCGATGA
- the pdxA gene encoding 4-hydroxythreonine-4-phosphate dehydrogenase PdxA, with protein MTGPRLAISVGEPAGIGPDIVIKAARELSRFNTVLLADPSVLHERAEMLELDFPADSYDPGDRARGLSIAPMPLAHLCRAGRADARNAPAVLAALELGVKGCLSGEFDALVTGPVNKALMRKAGLDFMGHTEYLARLSGAPTPVMVLAGETGPGRTPLRVALATTHIPLSAVPGAVTRERLAAVLEVLVQGLKRDFGIGEPRVAVFGLNPHAGEDGELGSEDRDVVARAIAEFGDPGVTGPWPADTAFTRSNLAGQDAVLAMYHDQGLPVVKHAGFGATVNVTLGLPFVRTSVDHGTAFDLAGTGRADEGSLVQAVAAAARMVRRRSGNPEQ; from the coding sequence TTGACAGGCCCAAGGCTCGCGATCAGCGTGGGCGAACCGGCCGGAATCGGGCCGGACATCGTGATCAAGGCGGCCCGTGAACTGAGCCGGTTCAATACCGTGCTGCTCGCCGATCCGTCGGTGCTGCACGAACGCGCGGAGATGCTGGAACTCGACTTCCCGGCGGATTCGTACGATCCAGGCGACCGCGCACGCGGCCTGAGCATCGCGCCCATGCCGTTGGCTCATCTCTGCCGGGCGGGTCGGGCGGATGCCCGCAACGCGCCGGCCGTGCTCGCGGCCCTGGAACTGGGGGTCAAGGGCTGCCTGAGCGGCGAGTTCGATGCGCTGGTGACCGGCCCGGTCAACAAGGCGCTGATGCGCAAGGCCGGACTCGATTTCATGGGTCATACCGAGTACCTGGCGCGGCTCAGCGGCGCGCCAACGCCCGTCATGGTGCTGGCCGGCGAGACGGGGCCCGGGCGCACGCCGCTGAGGGTGGCCCTGGCCACGACTCATATTCCGTTAAGCGCGGTGCCCGGGGCCGTCACCCGCGAGCGTCTGGCCGCCGTTCTTGAGGTGCTGGTGCAGGGACTGAAGCGCGATTTCGGAATAGGCGAACCGCGGGTCGCCGTTTTCGGCCTCAATCCGCATGCCGGGGAGGATGGCGAACTCGGCAGCGAGGACCGCGATGTCGTGGCGCGGGCGATCGCCGAGTTCGGCGATCCGGGCGTGACCGGTCCCTGGCCGGCCGACACGGCCTTCACGCGGAGCAATCTCGCCGGACAGGACGCTGTGCTGGCGATGTATCACGATCAGGGCCTGCCGGTCGTCAAGCACGCCGGCTTCGGCGCGACCGTGAACGTGACGCTGGGCCTGCCGTTCGTCCGCACGTCTGTGGACCATGGCACGGCGTTCGATCTCGCCGGCACCGGCAGGGCCGACGAAGGCAGCCTGGTCCAGGCCGTGGCGGCGGCCGCGCGAATGGTGCGGCGCAGATCGGGTAATCCGGAACAATGA
- the rsmA gene encoding 16S rRNA (adenine(1518)-N(6)/adenine(1519)-N(6))-dimethyltransferase RsmA, translating to MKPRLGQHFLTDPSVIQQIVSTAAPTAGEHFVEIGPGRGALTGPLLSKGAIVHAVEIDPALAQELRERFPHERLSVHLADALEFDYSALDGIGVPDAGLRLIGNLPYYLSTPLLFRLLESAAGFRDMTVMLQREVAERLCAPPGSRRYGRLSVTAAVRCRAEPCFSVAPGAFEPRPKVHSMVVRLTPDSRYRILRPDVFERVVRQAFSQRRKTIANALRGLANKEQITTAGIDPTLRPEQIPVQAYLRLSEHLD from the coding sequence ATGAAGCCCCGGCTCGGGCAGCACTTCCTTACCGACCCCTCGGTCATTCAGCAAATCGTCTCGACGGCGGCGCCCACGGCCGGCGAACACTTCGTGGAGATCGGGCCGGGCCGGGGGGCGCTGACCGGGCCCCTGCTCTCGAAAGGGGCGATCGTTCACGCGGTCGAGATCGATCCGGCGCTGGCGCAGGAACTGCGCGAGCGTTTTCCTCACGAGCGGCTGAGCGTGCACCTGGCGGACGCACTCGAGTTCGACTACTCGGCGCTCGACGGCATCGGGGTTCCCGATGCGGGCCTCCGCCTGATCGGCAATCTGCCCTATTACCTGAGCACGCCACTGCTGTTCCGCCTGCTTGAGAGCGCGGCCGGGTTCCGCGACATGACCGTCATGCTGCAGCGCGAAGTGGCCGAGCGGCTGTGCGCGCCACCAGGCAGCCGCCGCTACGGCCGCCTGTCGGTCACGGCGGCGGTCCGCTGCCGCGCCGAACCATGCTTTTCGGTTGCGCCCGGCGCGTTCGAGCCCCGCCCCAAGGTGCATTCGATGGTGGTCCGGCTGACGCCCGATTCGCGCTACCGCATCCTCCGCCCGGACGTCTTCGAGCGCGTCGTGCGCCAGGCCTTCTCACAACGCCGCAAGACCATCGCCAACGCCCTGCGCGGCCTCGCGAACAAAGAGCAGATCACCACCGCCGGCATCGACCCCACCCTACGCCCCGAACAAATCCCCGTCCAAGCCTACCTCCGCCTCTCCGAACACCTGGACTAG
- a CDS encoding symmetrical bis(5'-nucleosyl)-tetraphosphatase, whose translation MAVWAVGDVQGCLKPLDALLDRIGFEPGRDRLWFCGDLVNRGPDSAGVLTRVRELEDAAVVVLGNHDLHWLAQQAHEQDPEVRAHAEWLRRQPLAHFDRDLNCLLVHAGVLPGWGLEQTLARAAEVESVLRDAHYRDFLADMYGNVPNCWQDELSGTPRLRMIVNAFTRMRMLDARGRLDFSYKGPPGEQPPYLAPWFTRPGKLSPGCRVVFGHWSALGCFVTDRHIALDSGCVWGGSLSAVRLDGPLQSVSVPGL comes from the coding sequence ATGGCGGTGTGGGCGGTGGGGGATGTGCAGGGGTGTCTTAAGCCCCTGGATGCGCTGCTGGATCGGATCGGGTTCGAGCCGGGGCGCGACCGGCTCTGGTTCTGCGGCGACCTGGTCAACCGCGGGCCGGACTCGGCGGGCGTACTGACTCGGGTTCGCGAACTTGAGGACGCGGCCGTCGTCGTGCTCGGCAACCACGACCTGCACTGGCTGGCGCAACAGGCGCACGAACAGGACCCCGAAGTGCGCGCACACGCCGAATGGCTGCGCCGGCAGCCGCTGGCGCATTTCGACCGGGACCTGAACTGCCTGCTGGTGCACGCCGGGGTCTTGCCCGGCTGGGGCCTGGAGCAGACGCTGGCGCGGGCCGCGGAGGTGGAGAGCGTGCTAAGGGACGCGCATTACCGGGATTTCCTCGCCGACATGTACGGCAATGTGCCCAATTGCTGGCAGGACGAGCTCTCGGGTACCCCTCGCCTGCGGATGATCGTCAACGCCTTCACGCGGATGCGGATGCTGGATGCGCGGGGGCGCCTGGACTTTTCCTACAAGGGACCGCCTGGCGAACAGCCGCCGTATCTCGCTCCCTGGTTCACGCGCCCGGGAAAACTGTCGCCCGGCTGCCGGGTCGTGTTCGGGCACTGGTCGGCGCTGGGGTGCTTCGTGACCGATCGGCATATCGCGCTGGATTCGGGTTGCGTCTGGGGCGGATCGCTCTCCGCGGTCCGGCTGGACGGCCCACTCCAGTCCGTCAGTGTTCCCGGTCTCTGA
- the apaG gene encoding Co2+/Mg2+ efflux protein ApaG: protein MISGNDIHVEVEPAYLGQDAQGDRYVFSYTITISNRGGEPARLLTRHWIITDGNGHVEEVFGDGVVGEQPRLLPGESHRYTSGAIIDTPFGTMQGSYGMVTDGGQDFKAPIPIFRLQTPGVLH, encoded by the coding sequence ATGATCTCGGGCAACGACATACACGTCGAGGTGGAGCCGGCCTACCTGGGACAGGATGCGCAGGGCGACCGCTACGTATTCAGCTACACGATCACGATCTCGAACCGCGGCGGGGAACCGGCCCGGCTGCTCACGCGGCACTGGATCATCACCGACGGCAACGGGCACGTGGAGGAGGTGTTCGGGGACGGCGTGGTGGGCGAGCAGCCCCGGCTGCTGCCGGGCGAGAGTCACCGCTACACCAGCGGCGCAATCATCGATACGCCGTTCGGGACGATGCAGGGCAGCTACGGCATGGTCACGGACGGCGGCCAGGACTTCAAGGCGCCGATCCCCATCTTCCGCCTTCAGACTCCCGGCGTCCTGCACTAA
- a CDS encoding DUF1838 domain-containing protein: MRRIRKENKMSNEPDPVNQSGLDRRTVLKGLGAGALGASALSGCAAEQGVPREPLDLDDPVSRFRARVKVFGSLAEETVHRVSRGHVWGYVHEGNLEPLFSMINYNVTRWRQAEEHKFVATMNETALFTRFDTDEVIDHWDNIYTGETVEVQHYFTGPITVENTLEGTITDETATMKPKNMEWWTVGGRLFIPIRSQFRFPNPLRPEVWPKASVGPIFHWDSFMFLMAELADVENPELSRAPAISHYQETLNWNHWMLMGQRPGRQLSRGYGCKLDSLEEMPASLRDTLEEHAPEMFDLENWTEVRDDMKEFIKNRTPATVEPEE, from the coding sequence ATGAGGCGCATCAGAAAGGAGAACAAGATGAGCAACGAGCCAGACCCCGTGAACCAGTCCGGCCTCGACAGGCGCACGGTCCTGAAGGGCCTGGGCGCGGGCGCGCTGGGAGCGTCGGCGCTGTCCGGATGCGCGGCCGAGCAAGGCGTTCCGCGCGAACCGCTGGACCTCGACGATCCCGTTTCGCGCTTTCGCGCGCGAGTCAAGGTGTTCGGTTCGCTGGCCGAGGAAACGGTGCACCGCGTCTCGCGCGGTCATGTCTGGGGCTATGTCCACGAGGGCAACCTCGAGCCGTTGTTCAGCATGATCAACTACAACGTGACCCGGTGGCGGCAGGCGGAAGAACACAAGTTCGTGGCCACGATGAACGAAACGGCGCTCTTTACCCGTTTCGACACGGACGAGGTGATCGACCACTGGGACAACATCTACACCGGGGAAACGGTCGAAGTACAGCACTACTTCACCGGGCCGATCACCGTCGAGAACACGCTGGAAGGAACGATTACCGACGAGACCGCAACGATGAAGCCGAAGAACATGGAATGGTGGACGGTGGGCGGCAGGCTGTTCATTCCGATTCGCTCGCAATTCCGGTTCCCCAACCCACTGCGTCCGGAAGTCTGGCCCAAGGCTTCCGTGGGGCCCATCTTTCACTGGGACTCGTTCATGTTCCTGATGGCGGAACTCGCCGACGTCGAGAACCCGGAATTGTCCAGGGCGCCGGCGATCAGCCACTACCAGGAAACCCTGAACTGGAACCACTGGATGCTCATGGGCCAGCGGCCCGGGCGGCAGCTCTCCCGCGGCTACGGCTGCAAACTGGACAGTCTCGAGGAGATGCCCGCCAGCCTGCGCGACACCCTGGAGGAACACGCGCCGGAAATGTTCGATCTCGAGAACTGGACCGAGGTGAGGGACGACATGAAGGAGTTCATCAAGAACCGGACGCCCGCCACGGTCGAGCCGGAAGAATGA
- a CDS encoding thymidylate synthase, translated as MRQYLSLLEEVLETGTERHDRTGTGTRALFGRQIRFDLAEGFPMLTTKRLPLRVIAVELLWFLRGGTNVRWLQERDVNIWNEWADEDGNLGPVYGAQWRRWPDGNGGAIDQVDQALEMIRSDPHSRRIIINAWNVAEIPRMKLPPCHMMLQLHVSGGRLSGQLYQRSADLFLGVPFNIASYALLLSMMAEQTALEPGDFVWTGGDCHLYSNHYEQAREQLSREPRPLPELQIRAGRKSIDDYVESDFELIGYDPHPHIPAPISV; from the coding sequence ATGCGGCAATACCTCAGTCTTCTCGAGGAGGTACTGGAAACCGGAACCGAGCGCCACGACCGCACCGGCACCGGCACCCGGGCGCTGTTCGGGCGGCAGATTCGCTTCGACCTGGCCGAGGGCTTTCCGATGCTCACGACCAAAAGGCTTCCGCTGCGGGTGATCGCGGTGGAGCTGCTGTGGTTTCTGCGCGGCGGCACCAACGTGCGCTGGCTGCAGGAGCGCGACGTGAATATCTGGAACGAGTGGGCCGACGAGGACGGCAACCTGGGGCCGGTTTACGGGGCGCAATGGCGGCGCTGGCCGGACGGCAACGGCGGCGCGATCGACCAGGTGGACCAGGCTCTGGAAATGATCCGAAGCGACCCTCACTCCCGAAGAATCATCATCAACGCCTGGAACGTAGCCGAGATCCCGCGAATGAAACTTCCGCCCTGCCACATGATGCTGCAGCTGCACGTCAGCGGAGGAAGGCTGTCGGGCCAGCTCTACCAGCGCAGCGCCGACCTGTTCCTGGGCGTTCCCTTCAATATCGCATCGTATGCCCTGCTGCTTTCCATGATGGCCGAACAGACGGCGCTCGAGCCCGGGGATTTCGTCTGGACCGGCGGCGACTGCCACCTCTACAGCAACCACTACGAACAGGCCCGCGAGCAACTGTCCCGCGAGCCGCGCCCCCTTCCCGAACTGCAGATCAGGGCGGGACGGAAATCAATCGACGACTACGTGGAAAGCGACTTCGAACTGATCGGCTACGATCCGCACCCCCATATTCCGGCGCCGATTTCGGTATGA
- a CDS encoding prolipoprotein diacylglyceryl transferase — MIEYPQFDPVALRIGSLAIRWYGLMYLFGFVAAWWLAQRQARRPESTFTPVMVQDLIFYSCLGVIAGGRLGYLVFYGWQQIFDDPLYIVRIWEGGMSFHGGLLGVCAAVLLFARKHSKTFVETADFVVPLVPIGLGAGRIGNFINGELWGKPSDAPWAFIVDGVGRHPTQLYEAFLEGLVLFVVLWWYTARPLPSGARRDLGRATGLFLAGYGIFRLLVEFLRVPDAHIGYLAFNWLTMGQLLSLPMIGFGLWLLARRAPQPG; from the coding sequence ATGATCGAATATCCGCAGTTCGATCCTGTAGCGTTGCGCATCGGTTCGCTGGCGATACGGTGGTACGGGCTGATGTACCTCTTCGGTTTCGTCGCTGCGTGGTGGCTCGCGCAACGGCAGGCGCGCCGGCCCGAAAGCACGTTCACGCCGGTCATGGTCCAGGACCTGATCTTCTACTCCTGCCTGGGCGTGATCGCGGGCGGGCGCCTGGGCTATCTCGTCTTCTACGGCTGGCAGCAGATTTTCGACGATCCGCTCTACATCGTGCGGATCTGGGAAGGCGGCATGTCGTTTCACGGCGGGCTGCTGGGAGTGTGCGCCGCCGTTCTGTTGTTTGCCCGCAAGCACTCGAAGACGTTCGTCGAAACCGCGGATTTCGTCGTTCCGCTGGTGCCGATCGGCCTGGGCGCGGGGCGTATCGGAAATTTCATCAACGGCGAGCTCTGGGGCAAGCCCAGCGACGCGCCGTGGGCGTTCATCGTGGACGGCGTCGGCCGGCATCCAACCCAGTTGTACGAGGCTTTTCTTGAGGGACTGGTGCTGTTTGTCGTGCTTTGGTGGTATACGGCCCGGCCCTTGCCGTCCGGCGCACGGCGCGACCTGGGACGCGCCACCGGACTGTTCCTGGCCGGCTACGGAATTTTCCGGCTCCTGGTGGAGTTCCTGCGCGTGCCGGACGCGCACATCGGCTACCTTGCCTTCAACTGGCTGACCATGGGGCAGCTTTTGAGCCTGCCGATGATCGGCTTCGGCCTCTGGCTGCTCGCCCGGCGCGCGCCGCAGCCGGGTTAG
- a CDS encoding VOC family protein: MNSAPRIRNIVKRTTLIVRDMEKSRRWYEYVLGMETWIDMPYTLSGKGIAAGKKGDVTHLVIMKCEDPRIGMIGLLQWVDPPLPAPEIPTSVGYGTPVFVVDTEDAAEVARRAGELGTRVHTPERTFKVTGSKGETRHLLGCAIFDPDGYFYECNQVLRIDDPE, from the coding sequence ATGAATTCAGCACCCCGCATCCGGAACATCGTCAAGCGCACCACGCTGATCGTCCGGGACATGGAGAAGAGCCGCCGCTGGTACGAGTACGTGCTGGGCATGGAGACTTGGATCGATATGCCTTATACGCTTTCGGGCAAGGGCATTGCAGCCGGGAAGAAAGGCGACGTCACGCACCTGGTAATCATGAAGTGCGAGGATCCGCGCATCGGCATGATCGGTCTTCTGCAGTGGGTGGATCCGCCGCTGCCGGCGCCGGAAATCCCGACGTCGGTGGGTTACGGGACGCCGGTCTTCGTGGTCGATACGGAAGACGCGGCGGAGGTTGCGCGCCGGGCCGGCGAGCTGGGCACGCGGGTGCATACGCCGGAGAGGACCTTCAAGGTCACGGGATCCAAGGGCGAGACGCGTCATTTGCTGGGGTGCGCGATATTCGATCCGGACGGCTACTTCTACGAGTGCAACCAGGTTTTGCGCATCGACGATCCAGAATAG